One Salvia splendens isolate huo1 chromosome 12, SspV2, whole genome shotgun sequence genomic window carries:
- the LOC121759574 gene encoding protein FAR1-RELATED SEQUENCE 11-like, whose product MSEEAGQMMLVYDDPSDQRSISLDEASSSEESPDETRLSLETTNDAVPYIGQRFVTHDAAYEFYSEFAKRCGFSIRRHRTEGKDGVGKGLTRRYFVCHRAGNTPTKNSNDSKPQRNRKSSRCGCQAYMRISKSTEFGVPEWRVTGFANHHNHELLEPNQVRFLPAYRTISESDKNRILMFAKTGISVQQMMRLLELEKCIEPGYLPFTEKDVRNLLQSFRKVDPEDESIDLLKMCRNIRDKDPNFKFEFTLDSSGRLENIAWSYASSIQSYEIFGDAVVFDTTHRLTAFDMPVGIWVGMNNYGMPCFFGCVLLREENLRSFSWALKAFLGFMNGKAPQTILTDQNMCLKEAIGMEMPTTKHALCIWLTVAKFPSWFNAVLGERYNDWKAEFYRLYNLETIEDFELGWRDMVNSFGLHTNRHIASLYALRHLWALPYLRSHFFAGLTTPGQSKSINAFIQRFLSAQTRLAQFVEQVAVAVDFKDQAGEQQTMQQNIQNISLKTGAPMESHAASVLTPFAFSKLQEQLVMAAHYASYQMEDCFLVRHHTKLEGGRKVYWVPREGIISCSCHQFEFSGILCRHALRVLSTGNCFQIPERYLPLRWRRSMPLNRHLHAPRNDHTERMQLLQSMVSSLVTESAKSKERLDLATEHVSVLLSRIREQPVSSLSMRELSSTHRTLA is encoded by the exons ATGTCTGAAGAGGCTGGGCAGATGATGCTGGTTTATGACGATCCCTCAGATCAAAGGTCCATATCACTTGATGAAGCAAGCAGTTCCGAGGAATCTCCAGATGAGACCAGACTGTCCTTGGAGACAACAAATGATGCAGTTCCATATATTGGTCAAAGATTTGTAACTCATGATGCTGCTTATGAGTTCTATAGTGAATTTGCAAAGCGCTGTGGGTTTTCAATCAGGCGCCACCGAACAGAGGGCAAGGATGGCGTTGGGAAAGGTCTCACAAGGCGTTACTTTGTGTGCCATCGTGCAGGAAATACTCCCACCAAAAATTCAAATGACAGTAAACCACAAAGAAATAGAAAATCGTCTCGGTGTGGATGTCAAGCATACATGCGTATAAGCAAGTCAACTGAATTTGGAGTACCTGAATGGCGAGTCACTGGATTTGCAAATCACCACAACCATGAACTTCTTGAACCAAATCAAGTGCGTTTTCTTCCTGCATATCGCACAATTTCGGAATCTGACAAGAACCGAATTCTCATGTTTGCCAAGACTGGAATTTCAGTGCAACAAATGATGAGGCTGCTTGAACTTGAAAAATGCATTGAGCCTGGATATCTTCCATTTACTGAGAAAGATGTTCGGAATTTGCTACAGTCTTTCAGAAAAGTAGATCCTGAGGATGAGAGCATAGATTTActtaaaatgtgcagaaatattAGGGATAAAGATCCCaattttaagtttgagtttacaCTTGATTCTAGTGGGAGATTGGAGAATATAGCTTGGTCATATGCCTCATCTATCCAGTCATATGAAATTTTTGGTGATGCTGTGGTCTTTGATACAACACATCGATTGACTGCTTTTGACATGCCTGTTGGAATATGGGTAGGAATGAACAATTATGGTATGCCCTGCTTCTTTGGCTGCGTACTTCTTCGTGAGGAAAATTTGAGGTCATTTTCCTGGGCGTTGAAG GCTTTCTTAGGATTTATGAATGGGAAAGCTCCCCAAACAATATTGACCGACCAAAATATGTGCTTAAAAGAAGCAATAGGAATGGAGATGCCAACCACCAAACATGCACTTTGCATATGGCTTACTGTGGCGAAATTCCCTTCATGGTTCAATGCTGTTCTTGGAGAACGGTATAATGACTGGAAGGCTGAGTTCTATCGACTCTATAACCTGGAAACCATTGAAGATTTTGAACTGGGTTGGAGAGATATGGTGAATTCTTTTGGTCTGCACACAAACAGGCATATAGCTAGTTTGTATGCCTTGCGACATCTTTGGGCGCTTCCATACTTGAGAAGCCACTTTTTTGCAGGATTGACCACTCCTGGCCAGTCAAAATCAATAAATGCTTTTATTCAACGGTTTTTAAGTGCCCAGACTCGACTTGCACAGTTCGTAGAACAA GTAGCTGTAGCTGTGGATTTCAAGGATCAAGCTGGAGAGCAACAGACGATGCAGCAAAATATCCAAAACATTAGCCTGAAAACAGGAGCTCCAATGGAATCACATGCTGCCTCAGTTCTCACACCTTTTGCTTTCTCAAAGCTCCAAGAACAACTTGTTATGGCTGCCCATTACGCGTCATATCAGATGGAAGACTGTTTCCTTGTCAGGCACCATACAAAGCTCGAAGGAGGTCGAAAAGTGTATTGGGTTCCACGGGAAGGGATCATCAGTTGCAGCTGCCACCAATTTGAGTTCTCTGGAATCCTCTGTAGGCATGCTCTCCGAGTTCTATCAACTGGGAATTGCTTCCAAATTCCAGAAAGGTATCTTCCCCTACGCTGGCGGCGAAGCATGCCTCTCAACAGACATCTTCACGCTCCCCGGAACGATCATACGGAGAGGATGCAGCTGTTGCAGAGCATGGTATCAAGTCTTGTAACAGAATCTGCGAAATCAAAAGAACGGTTAGATCTGGCAACGGAGCATGTGTCTGTTCTTCTATCTCGAATTAGGGAACAGCCAGTTTCGAGTCTGAGTATGAGGGAACTCTCCTCCACACATCGAACACTTGCTTAA
- the LOC121759596 gene encoding uncharacterized protein LOC121759596 isoform X1 has protein sequence MNSYNPVFVVPESKTRSYICSLLITMSLISSAFFVGSVWLGNHSLMLSPGIGLNISEQYTGNVKCEVSPILSIRVDKAEADNTQLDKCNDKCRPVGSEALPRGIVSSTSNLEMYSLSGPLSDNSNSRHRAGLLAMAVGLKQKSFVKEIVNKFLAQDFDVMLFHYDDVVDEWGDMEWSDAVIHVSATNQTKWWFAKRFLHPDIVAEYDYIFLWDEDLGVEYFHPERYLAIIKEEGLEISQPALDSHKSEVHHHITVRNRRSRVHRRYYRLSSGGSGRCDENSTAPPCVGWVEMMAPVFSRAAWRCAWYMIQNDLIHAWGLDKQLGYCAQGDRTVKVGVVDEEYVIHWGLPTLGGLPDNNKASSESDSNAPQLMRSRSRSDNLNNRSGIRKRSYAEMRAFTRRWNKAVMEDECWVDPFKQD, from the exons ATGAACTCCTACAATCCT GTTTTTGTGGTACCAGAATCTAAGACTAGATCATATATATGCAGTCTCTTGATTACCATGTCTTTGATCTCCAGTGCTTTCTTCGTTGGCAGTGTGTGGCTCGGGAACCATTCTTTAATG TTATCACCTGGGATTGGATTAAATATTTCCGAGCAATATACAGGGAATGTCAAGTGTGAG GTGTCGCCGATACTTAGTATCAGAGTGGATAAGGCGGAGGCCGATAATACACAGCTTGACAAGTGCAAT GACAAATGCAGGCCTGTTGGCTCCGAGGCTTTGCCAAGAGGAATTGTTTCCTCAACTTCAAACTTGGAAATGTACTCTTTGTCTGGCCCCCTTTCAGATAAT AGCAACTCCAGACACAGAGCAGGTTTGCTGGCCATGGCAGTCGGGCTTAAGCAAAAGAGTTTTGTGAAGGAAATTGTGAATAAG TTTCTGGCACAAGACTTTGATGTGATGCTTTTTCACTATGATgatgttgtggatgagtgggGCGACATGGAATGGAGCGACGCAGTCATTCACGTCTCTGCCACAAACCAAACAAAATG GTGGTTCGCCAAGCGTTTTCTGCATCCGGATATTGTTGCGGAATATGATTATATCTTCCTGTGGGACGAGGACCTTGGAGTTGAATATTTCCATCCGGAAAGGTACCTAGCTATTATCAAGGAGGAAGGCTTGGAAATATCGCAGCCTGCTCTCGACTCCCACAAGTCTGAAGTACATCACCACATAACTGTGCGCAACCGGAGATCAAGGGTACACAG GAGATATTATAGGCTGAGCAGCGGCGGATCTGGAAGATGTGATGAAAACAGTACTGCTCCACCCTGTGTTGG TTGGGTGGAAATGATGGCTCCTGTTTTCTCGAGAGCAGCATGGCGCTGTGCTTGGTATATGATTCAG AATGATTTGATACATGCTTGGGGCCTAGACAAACAGCTTGGCTATTGTGCACAG GGTGATCGAACGGTTAAAGTTGGGGTGGTTGACGAGGAGTACGTTATTCACTGGGGTCTCCCCACCCTCGGTGGCCTTCCAGACAACAACAAG GCTAGCTCGGAATCAGATTCGAACGCGCCACAGTTG ATgaggtcgaggtcgaggtcGGACAACCTTAACAACAGATCAGGG ATACGCAAACGGTCGTATGCTGAAATGAGGGCGTTTACGAGGAGATGGAACAAGGCGGTGATGGAGGACGAATGTTGGGTGGATCCTTTCAAACAGGATTAA
- the LOC121759596 gene encoding uncharacterized protein LOC121759596 isoform X2, translating to MNSYNPVFVVPESKTRSYICSLLITMSLISSAFFVGSVWLGNHSLMLSPGIGLNISEQYTGNVKCEDKCRPVGSEALPRGIVSSTSNLEMYSLSGPLSDNSNSRHRAGLLAMAVGLKQKSFVKEIVNKFLAQDFDVMLFHYDDVVDEWGDMEWSDAVIHVSATNQTKWWFAKRFLHPDIVAEYDYIFLWDEDLGVEYFHPERYLAIIKEEGLEISQPALDSHKSEVHHHITVRNRRSRVHRRYYRLSSGGSGRCDENSTAPPCVGWVEMMAPVFSRAAWRCAWYMIQNDLIHAWGLDKQLGYCAQGDRTVKVGVVDEEYVIHWGLPTLGGLPDNNKASSESDSNAPQLMRSRSRSDNLNNRSGIRKRSYAEMRAFTRRWNKAVMEDECWVDPFKQD from the exons ATGAACTCCTACAATCCT GTTTTTGTGGTACCAGAATCTAAGACTAGATCATATATATGCAGTCTCTTGATTACCATGTCTTTGATCTCCAGTGCTTTCTTCGTTGGCAGTGTGTGGCTCGGGAACCATTCTTTAATG TTATCACCTGGGATTGGATTAAATATTTCCGAGCAATATACAGGGAATGTCAAGTGTGAG GACAAATGCAGGCCTGTTGGCTCCGAGGCTTTGCCAAGAGGAATTGTTTCCTCAACTTCAAACTTGGAAATGTACTCTTTGTCTGGCCCCCTTTCAGATAAT AGCAACTCCAGACACAGAGCAGGTTTGCTGGCCATGGCAGTCGGGCTTAAGCAAAAGAGTTTTGTGAAGGAAATTGTGAATAAG TTTCTGGCACAAGACTTTGATGTGATGCTTTTTCACTATGATgatgttgtggatgagtgggGCGACATGGAATGGAGCGACGCAGTCATTCACGTCTCTGCCACAAACCAAACAAAATG GTGGTTCGCCAAGCGTTTTCTGCATCCGGATATTGTTGCGGAATATGATTATATCTTCCTGTGGGACGAGGACCTTGGAGTTGAATATTTCCATCCGGAAAGGTACCTAGCTATTATCAAGGAGGAAGGCTTGGAAATATCGCAGCCTGCTCTCGACTCCCACAAGTCTGAAGTACATCACCACATAACTGTGCGCAACCGGAGATCAAGGGTACACAG GAGATATTATAGGCTGAGCAGCGGCGGATCTGGAAGATGTGATGAAAACAGTACTGCTCCACCCTGTGTTGG TTGGGTGGAAATGATGGCTCCTGTTTTCTCGAGAGCAGCATGGCGCTGTGCTTGGTATATGATTCAG AATGATTTGATACATGCTTGGGGCCTAGACAAACAGCTTGGCTATTGTGCACAG GGTGATCGAACGGTTAAAGTTGGGGTGGTTGACGAGGAGTACGTTATTCACTGGGGTCTCCCCACCCTCGGTGGCCTTCCAGACAACAACAAG GCTAGCTCGGAATCAGATTCGAACGCGCCACAGTTG ATgaggtcgaggtcgaggtcGGACAACCTTAACAACAGATCAGGG ATACGCAAACGGTCGTATGCTGAAATGAGGGCGTTTACGAGGAGATGGAACAAGGCGGTGATGGAGGACGAATGTTGGGTGGATCCTTTCAAACAGGATTAA